A DNA window from Sporosarcina sp. ANT_H38 contains the following coding sequences:
- a CDS encoding nuclear transport factor 2 family protein: MKKMLVPISMSVLLLLGACSNDEGKSNGSGSVDDGEAANENSAIDHGVDDKKVGFSLEGGAVEEATGVPAKEKEQILSAFNEYVDTLNEQDVEGYLNTLSAKDYDIEEERTITKDLLSEYELNREVSNVTIVKYSDTEAQLFSNLKTSYKQLSTGLETNPNGRQVTVFTKNDGDWKVASVHYIGDEEGK; this comes from the coding sequence ATGAAGAAAATGCTTGTACCTATAAGTATGTCAGTCCTTTTACTGCTTGGCGCGTGTAGTAACGATGAGGGGAAATCTAATGGAAGCGGCTCGGTCGATGATGGAGAGGCAGCTAATGAAAACAGTGCAATTGATCATGGAGTCGATGACAAAAAAGTAGGTTTTAGCTTGGAGGGAGGAGCGGTAGAAGAAGCGACTGGCGTTCCGGCTAAAGAGAAAGAACAAATTTTGTCTGCCTTTAATGAATATGTGGATACGTTGAATGAGCAAGATGTTGAGGGATATTTGAATACATTGTCTGCAAAAGACTATGATATCGAAGAAGAACGTACCATTACGAAAGATCTTTTAAGTGAATACGAGTTGAATCGTGAAGTGTCGAACGTAACGATTGTAAAGTACTCCGACACGGAAGCTCAATTGTTCTCGAACTTGAAGACATCATATAAACAATTATCTACCGGTCTTGAGACGAATCCGAACGGTAGACAAGTTACTGTCTTTACGAAAAATGACGGCGACTGGAAAGTAGCATCTGTACATTATATCGGCGATGAAGAGGGAAAATAA
- a CDS encoding response regulator transcription factor, with protein MTKILIVDDHQLFREGVKRILDFENSFDVVAEGDDGSEVNELYRQCEPDVVLMDINMPRMNGVEATENLVQEFPDAKVIMLSIHDDESYVSHALKTGALGYMLKEMDADAIIQAIKVVAMGGSYLHPKVTHNLVTEFRRLSEREHKGSFQQNDIRRPFHLLTKRECEVLQLLTDGQSNRTIGETLFISEKTVKNHVSSILQKMSVNDRTQAVVTAIKNGWVEVK; from the coding sequence ATTACTAAAATATTAATTGTAGATGATCACCAATTATTCCGTGAAGGGGTAAAGAGGATCCTTGATTTTGAAAATTCTTTTGATGTTGTTGCTGAAGGTGATGACGGCAGCGAAGTAAATGAGCTTTATAGACAGTGCGAACCGGATGTTGTTCTTATGGATATTAACATGCCGCGTATGAATGGTGTCGAAGCGACTGAAAATCTTGTCCAAGAGTTTCCAGACGCGAAGGTGATTATGTTGTCGATTCATGATGACGAATCATATGTATCACATGCGCTGAAAACGGGTGCACTTGGTTATATGCTAAAAGAGATGGATGCAGATGCAATCATTCAAGCTATTAAAGTCGTTGCGATGGGCGGTTCATATCTTCATCCGAAAGTGACACATAATCTTGTTACAGAATTCCGCAGATTGAGTGAACGCGAACATAAGGGATCGTTCCAGCAAAATGATATCCGCCGGCCATTCCATTTACTTACAAAACGTGAGTGTGAAGTGTTGCAATTATTGACGGATGGGCAAAGTAACCGGACAATCGGAGAAACGCTATTCATTTCCGAAAAAACAGTTAAAAATCACGTCTCAAGTATTCTGCAAAAAATGTCCGTAAATGACCGGACACAAGCAGTTGTAACTGCTATTAAAAATGGTTGGGTCGAAGTGAAATAA
- a CDS encoding sensor histidine kinase, which translates to MKENIVDIQTLENVFNSMVRAMDHSKTDIFIISEQSRQSFEEMEKELAVVKSDISQAITEGDYLEGMTRHSRRRLADVSKNFMKYSEEQVREAYEVANDLLVRLSISQMEEKQLRARRDDLSRRLATLLETIERADHLVNQVATVINYLTSDLKNVGEALETARHKQDFGIRIIQAQEEERKRLSRDIHDGPAQMLANVLIRSGLIEKVYVEKGPESALIELADLKVMVRNALYEVRRIIYDLRPMALDDLGLIPTLRKYLSTIEEYEKGVEIHFQNSGQEQRFQTNFEVSVFRLVQESVSNALKHGKSKDIWVKTEWLRDIMNIIIKDNGQGFDQNEVKDKSFGLIGMRERIDLLKGSMTITSKPGNGTTIHFQIPLRSEIIDC; encoded by the coding sequence TTGAAAGAAAATATAGTTGATATCCAAACGCTGGAAAACGTCTTCAATAGCATGGTCCGTGCTATGGATCACTCAAAGACCGATATCTTTATTATAAGCGAACAAAGCCGCCAAAGCTTTGAAGAAATGGAAAAAGAACTCGCGGTGGTCAAGAGTGACATTTCCCAGGCAATAACCGAAGGCGATTATTTGGAAGGTATGACTCGCCATTCACGCCGACGTCTTGCCGATGTTTCGAAGAACTTCATGAAATACTCAGAAGAACAAGTGAGAGAAGCTTATGAAGTTGCAAATGACTTACTTGTCCGGCTATCCATTAGCCAAATGGAGGAGAAACAGCTACGTGCTCGTCGGGACGATTTATCCAGACGACTTGCAACTCTGCTTGAAACAATCGAACGTGCGGATCACCTTGTCAATCAAGTGGCGACCGTTATTAACTATTTGACATCGGATTTGAAAAATGTTGGTGAAGCGCTGGAAACTGCAAGGCACAAACAGGATTTCGGTATTAGAATCATTCAGGCACAGGAAGAAGAGCGTAAAAGGCTTTCACGTGATATTCATGATGGACCTGCTCAAATGTTGGCGAATGTACTGATTCGCTCTGGATTGATTGAAAAAGTGTATGTTGAAAAGGGTCCTGAATCTGCACTGATTGAACTTGCAGATCTAAAAGTGATGGTGAGGAATGCGCTTTATGAAGTCCGGCGTATCATTTATGATCTCCGGCCTATGGCGCTTGACGATCTTGGTCTAATTCCGACATTGAGGAAGTATTTGTCGACAATTGAGGAATATGAAAAAGGTGTTGAAATTCATTTTCAAAATAGTGGGCAAGAGCAACGATTTCAAACGAATTTTGAGGTCTCGGTCTTCCGACTTGTACAAGAATCAGTATCAAATGCACTGAAACATGGTAAATCGAAGGACATTTGGGTGAAAACTGAATGGCTTCGCGATATAATGAATATCATCATTAAAGATAATGGGCAAGGATTCGACCAGAACGAAGTGAAAGATAAGTCGTTCGGTTTGATCGGGATGCGAGAACGAATTGATTTGTTAAAAGGAAGTATGACAATCACTTCAAAGCCTGGGAATGGTACGACGATTCATTTCCAGATTCCGCTTCGGAGTGAAATAATCGACTGTTAG
- a CDS encoding YigZ family protein produces MRADYYTVKEYGESELVIQKSRFLTYVSRAETEVEALNFIQEIKRKHHSASHNCSAYMIGEHDTIQKANDDGEPTGTAGVPMLEVLKKQGLKDTVIVVTRYFGGVKLGGGGLIRAYGRATSEGITATGTVERKLHHLMKITIDYTWLGKVENEVRQSAYPLKEISYADGVNLFVYIPVAETTVFTAWIAELTNGQAEIMSTSSEFLEFDR; encoded by the coding sequence ATGCGAGCAGATTATTACACAGTAAAAGAATACGGAGAAAGTGAATTGGTCATCCAAAAGTCAAGGTTCCTCACCTATGTATCGCGTGCGGAAACGGAAGTTGAGGCCCTCAACTTCATTCAAGAAATCAAAAGAAAGCATCACAGTGCCTCACACAACTGTTCTGCATATATGATTGGCGAACATGATACTATCCAAAAAGCAAATGATGATGGCGAACCAACCGGTACGGCAGGCGTGCCTATGCTTGAGGTTTTGAAAAAACAAGGTCTAAAAGACACGGTCATCGTCGTAACACGCTATTTTGGAGGCGTCAAACTCGGCGGTGGTGGTTTGATCCGCGCATACGGACGAGCAACGTCTGAGGGCATCACAGCAACTGGCACAGTCGAAAGAAAACTTCATCACCTGATGAAAATAACAATTGACTATACATGGCTAGGAAAAGTTGAGAACGAGGTGAGACAATCCGCTTATCCGTTAAAAGAAATTTCTTACGCGGACGGTGTCAACCTCTTCGTATACATTCCAGTGGCAGAAACCACTGTTTTTACTGCATGGATAGCTGAACTAACAAATGGGCAGGCCGAAATTATGTCGACTTCTAGCGAATTTTTAGAATTCGACAGATAA
- a CDS encoding LCP family protein, with amino-acid sequence MKRTDYKKQKKSSGKRLAIKVALLLTLSLFLVVVAYATSLQKKAENMAVRAYEAVPDRPKSEIREVKVEPANDNVSILFIGVDDSEARHQGDSNSRSDALLLATLNPDNKTVKLVSIPRDSYAYIPEVGYKDKITHAHAFGGTRATIETVEELFEIPVDYYVKMNFNAFIDVVDAVGGIDVEVPYDRTEKDENDKYSIHLKKGMQHLDGKHALALARTRKLDTDVERGKRQQMILQAIMKEAVSVKSITKYGDVIEAVGDNMKTDMTYDVMKSFLEYAKGGLPQVETLSLKGYDDMSTGTYFWKLDETYLAEVKQLLKVHLGLSPDSSILTDSGSKMNGSTEEALEDSFND; translated from the coding sequence ATGAAAAGAACAGATTATAAAAAACAGAAAAAGTCATCTGGTAAGCGTTTAGCCATAAAAGTTGCGCTCCTTCTGACACTTTCCTTATTTCTTGTTGTTGTGGCATATGCTACTTCACTACAGAAAAAGGCGGAAAACATGGCGGTTCGTGCATATGAAGCAGTTCCTGACCGCCCCAAATCCGAGATTCGCGAAGTAAAAGTTGAGCCAGCGAACGACAATGTTTCAATTCTATTCATCGGTGTCGACGACAGTGAAGCGCGCCACCAAGGGGACAGTAACAGCCGATCGGATGCCCTTCTACTGGCTACTTTGAATCCGGATAACAAAACTGTGAAACTAGTTAGTATTCCACGTGATTCATATGCTTACATACCAGAAGTCGGATACAAAGACAAAATCACCCATGCCCATGCATTCGGAGGAACCCGTGCAACAATTGAAACGGTTGAAGAATTGTTCGAGATTCCTGTCGACTACTACGTGAAAATGAATTTCAATGCTTTCATTGATGTCGTTGATGCAGTTGGTGGAATCGATGTTGAGGTTCCATACGATCGAACTGAAAAAGACGAAAACGATAAGTATTCAATTCATTTAAAAAAGGGTATGCAGCATCTTGACGGTAAACACGCCCTCGCACTTGCACGAACGCGTAAACTCGATACCGACGTCGAACGTGGAAAACGGCAGCAAATGATTTTGCAGGCAATCATGAAAGAAGCCGTTTCAGTGAAATCAATAACGAAGTACGGTGACGTCATTGAAGCAGTTGGCGACAACATGAAAACTGATATGACATACGATGTAATGAAATCTTTCTTGGAGTATGCAAAAGGTGGACTACCTCAAGTCGAAACGCTTAGTTTAAAAGGCTACGACGATATGTCCACAGGTACTTATTTTTGGAAGCTTGACGAGACCTACTTAGCTGAAGTGAAGCAACTTTTGAAAGTACATCTTGGCCTTAGCCCTGACTCGTCTATTCTGACTGACAGCGGTTCGAAAATGAACGGTTCCACGGAAGAAGCTTTAGAAGATAGTTTTAATGACTGA
- a CDS encoding glycosyltransferase family 4 protein: MLFLAMAAALLASILLTPLVIKLAFRIGAVDRPNYRKVHASVMPRIGGLAIFGAFLIGYAVLLPKNEHAAGILIGAVIIIVMGFLDDMLEITAKAKLAGQLAAAFVVVVWGGLHIEVINLPFIGEFDFGYLSIPITIIWIIGITNAINLIDGLDGLAAGVSTIALITIAVMAMIMGNVFVVATASILAASSLGFLIYNFHPAKIFMGDTGSLFLGFMISVLALLGFKNVAVVSLIIPIIILGIPISDTFFAIVRRIRTKQPIMAPDKSHLHHCLLRSGFSHRQTVLIIYGLAILFGVAAVLFSQATVWGAILLIVVMLIAIELFVEVIGLAGTNYRPLLNLVRLIGK, from the coding sequence ATGTTATTCCTTGCAATGGCTGCTGCACTTCTAGCTTCCATCTTACTTACTCCACTCGTCATTAAATTGGCATTCCGGATAGGAGCGGTCGATCGACCGAATTACCGGAAAGTACACGCGTCTGTTATGCCGCGAATTGGCGGTCTTGCAATATTTGGTGCTTTTCTAATCGGCTATGCAGTATTACTTCCGAAAAATGAACATGCCGCTGGTATACTTATCGGTGCTGTTATTATCATCGTTATGGGGTTTCTTGATGATATGCTTGAAATTACCGCGAAAGCTAAACTTGCTGGACAATTGGCTGCGGCTTTTGTCGTTGTCGTATGGGGCGGCTTACACATTGAAGTCATCAACTTACCATTTATTGGAGAATTCGATTTTGGTTACTTAAGTATTCCAATTACAATTATTTGGATCATCGGTATCACAAATGCAATAAATCTTATAGATGGATTGGATGGACTTGCGGCGGGTGTTTCGACGATTGCACTTATTACAATCGCTGTTATGGCGATGATAATGGGAAATGTATTCGTTGTTGCAACAGCATCTATTCTTGCGGCGAGCTCACTGGGCTTCCTAATTTACAATTTCCATCCGGCAAAAATCTTTATGGGAGACACCGGATCCTTGTTCTTGGGCTTTATGATTTCGGTTCTAGCATTATTAGGATTCAAGAACGTTGCTGTCGTTTCATTGATTATCCCAATTATTATATTGGGTATTCCAATTTCTGATACGTTCTTCGCAATTGTTCGCCGTATACGCACGAAACAGCCCATTATGGCACCGGATAAATCACATTTACACCATTGCTTACTTCGTAGCGGTTTTTCACATAGGCAGACTGTATTGATCATTTATGGATTAGCAATTCTGTTTGGTGTAGCAGCTGTGTTGTTCTCGCAAGCTACAGTATGGGGAGCAATCTTGCTTATTGTCGTTATGCTTATCGCAATTGAACTATTCGTGGAAGTAATCGGTCTTGCCGGTACGAACTATCGGCCATTGTTGAATCTCGTACGATTGATTGGGAAGTAG
- the secA2 gene encoding accessory Sec system translocase SecA2, whose amino-acid sequence MLSIFKRSNQTNERQLRKYRKIVIQINKLEATYETMSDEQLTSMTDTFKERIQSGEKIQSIIPEAFAVVREASKRILGMRHFDVQLIGGLVMTEGNIAEMPTGEGKTLVASLPSYVRALEGKGVHVITVNDYLAKRDYEQIGQIHRFLGLTVGLNVPMMQGPAKQTAYNADITYGVGTEFGFDYLRDNMAQQVAQKVQRPYHFAIIDEVDSILVDEAKTPLIVAGKMQADADLHYIAARLAKRFKKGVDFDFDEETKATSLTDTGIEKVEKAFGVDNLYELEHQTLYHYMIQSLRALVIFKLDVDYIVKEDKIELVDMFTGRIMEGRTLSDGLHQAIEAKEGLPITEENKAQAQITIQNYFRMYKELCGMTGTAKTQEKEFREVYGMEVIQIPTNRPRARLDSPDQVYKTIDQKYKAMAKEVAARNKKGQPVLVGTTSILQSEKVVEYLNEYKLTYNLLNAKSVEQEVDLISIAGQLGQITVATNMAGRGTDIVLGEEVEEIGGLFVLGTEKHESRRIDNQLRGRSGRQGDHGESRFFLSLEDDMFKRFAKEELEKFLKKVTTDEDGLVQNPEVDELTERTQRIVEGAHYSMREYNLKLDDVINDQREVVYTLRNNVLDREGILKQLKTMLSETVEFVVYDSCPDEEPSDNWDFERIERTMNSLLLEPVAISHTMEKTADILKLYDAPLDDLLSFIESFADNERVNQMIPQVMLSHIDTMWVKHLEVMTRLKEGIGLRSYGQEDPMRIYQREGLELFGRHYQKLRRSIASEVISFMKLITEQQEVQQ is encoded by the coding sequence ATGCTATCAATATTCAAGCGTTCGAATCAGACGAACGAGAGACAGCTTCGAAAATACCGAAAGATTGTCATACAAATAAATAAATTAGAAGCTACATATGAAACTATGTCCGACGAACAACTAACAAGTATGACAGATACTTTTAAAGAAAGAATCCAATCTGGCGAGAAAATCCAATCCATTATTCCCGAAGCTTTTGCTGTCGTTCGCGAAGCGTCTAAGCGAATTCTTGGTATGCGTCATTTCGATGTTCAACTTATTGGCGGACTCGTTATGACAGAAGGAAACATTGCTGAAATGCCTACAGGAGAAGGTAAAACGCTTGTCGCTTCCCTGCCATCGTATGTACGTGCACTTGAAGGTAAAGGTGTCCACGTTATTACAGTGAACGACTACCTCGCGAAACGCGACTATGAGCAGATTGGTCAGATTCACCGTTTTCTTGGCCTCACAGTCGGGCTGAATGTACCAATGATGCAAGGTCCGGCAAAACAAACCGCTTACAATGCGGATATTACATATGGTGTAGGAACTGAATTCGGTTTCGACTATTTGCGTGATAACATGGCTCAGCAAGTAGCGCAAAAAGTTCAGCGTCCCTACCATTTCGCTATCATTGATGAAGTAGATAGCATTTTAGTAGATGAAGCAAAAACACCATTAATCGTTGCTGGTAAAATGCAAGCAGATGCTGATCTTCATTATATTGCAGCACGCCTTGCGAAACGTTTTAAAAAAGGCGTCGATTTCGATTTTGACGAGGAAACAAAAGCGACTTCACTTACCGATACCGGAATCGAAAAAGTAGAAAAAGCTTTTGGTGTTGACAATTTATATGAATTAGAGCACCAAACCCTCTATCATTATATGATTCAATCATTACGTGCACTCGTTATCTTCAAACTCGACGTAGACTATATTGTAAAAGAAGACAAGATTGAACTCGTCGATATGTTCACAGGTCGAATTATGGAAGGCCGCACACTTTCCGATGGTCTACACCAGGCAATCGAAGCAAAAGAAGGACTGCCAATCACTGAGGAAAACAAAGCGCAAGCACAAATTACAATCCAAAACTACTTCCGTATGTATAAAGAACTTTGCGGGATGACAGGTACTGCTAAAACACAGGAAAAAGAATTCCGTGAAGTGTACGGTATGGAAGTCATTCAGATTCCAACAAACCGCCCGCGCGCACGTTTAGATTCACCTGACCAAGTTTATAAAACTATCGATCAAAAATATAAAGCGATGGCCAAAGAAGTCGCTGCGCGCAATAAAAAAGGGCAACCCGTCCTTGTCGGTACGACATCCATTTTACAATCTGAAAAGGTAGTAGAGTATTTAAATGAATACAAACTTACTTACAACTTACTGAACGCCAAAAGTGTCGAACAGGAAGTAGATCTTATTTCCATAGCAGGACAACTCGGTCAAATTACAGTGGCAACAAATATGGCCGGACGCGGAACGGATATCGTACTAGGTGAAGAGGTTGAAGAAATCGGCGGACTTTTCGTACTCGGTACAGAAAAACACGAAAGCCGTCGGATTGACAACCAGTTACGTGGTCGGTCGGGAAGACAAGGAGACCATGGCGAGAGCAGATTCTTCCTATCTCTTGAAGATGATATGTTTAAGAGATTTGCCAAAGAAGAACTTGAGAAGTTCCTCAAGAAAGTCACTACAGATGAGGACGGTCTCGTGCAGAATCCCGAAGTGGACGAACTGACAGAACGGACGCAGCGTATCGTAGAAGGCGCCCATTATTCAATGCGTGAATACAACTTAAAACTCGACGACGTTATAAACGACCAGCGTGAAGTCGTCTACACACTTCGTAATAACGTCCTAGACCGTGAAGGCATCCTGAAACAATTGAAAACTATGCTTTCAGAGACAGTAGAATTCGTCGTCTACGATAGTTGCCCGGATGAAGAACCTTCAGACAACTGGGATTTCGAACGAATTGAGCGCACAATGAACAGCCTGTTATTGGAACCTGTCGCAATTTCACACACGATGGAAAAGACGGCAGACATTCTAAAACTATATGATGCGCCACTCGATGACTTGCTTAGCTTTATCGAGTCATTCGCAGATAATGAACGGGTCAATCAAATGATTCCGCAAGTAATGCTATCCCATATTGACACGATGTGGGTTAAACATTTGGAGGTAATGACACGCTTAAAAGAAGGTATCGGACTCCGTTCATATGGTCAAGAAGATCCGATGCGTATCTATCAGCGTGAAGGACTTGAATTATTCGGACGTCATTATCAAAAGTTACGCCGGAGCATTGCATCTGAAGTCATTAGCTTTATGAAACTTATTACGGAACAACAGGAGGTACAACAATGA
- a CDS encoding accessory Sec system S-layer assembly protein, which produces MKLFSFFKKTEKTGSDSTIGSEEIIDGINASTNTDEVETTLSIHPEWDVPQEQEYVFRFLSNELEPLKPNQISLSGIDIDVEPANGSWLVKAFFRSSLDQQISVGSVELMLLDEEGKTLASDEFDLKELGDIPACSARPWVFVFTKDNIFVEQPPTENWKLAFNVQSMVPHKLELEQAWEDGLTEEQKDGLAKVVEGLPKLKPREVNISGFQVKQQDDGGIAASVFIRNGHSKQINIEKLPLELIDASGDLVASGSFALDPLSVKANTSKPWTFIYPKELIQKDEPDLSRWTVRVPQQNA; this is translated from the coding sequence ATGAAGCTTTTCTCATTTTTCAAGAAAACCGAAAAGACAGGGTCAGATAGTACCATCGGTTCCGAAGAAATCATTGACGGTATAAATGCATCGACAAACACGGATGAGGTCGAAACAACGCTCTCTATTCATCCTGAATGGGACGTTCCACAGGAGCAGGAGTATGTTTTTCGTTTCCTTTCGAATGAACTTGAACCACTTAAACCGAACCAGATTTCCCTTTCCGGAATCGACATTGACGTCGAACCTGCTAACGGTAGCTGGCTCGTAAAAGCATTTTTCCGTTCTTCACTAGACCAACAGATTTCCGTTGGATCAGTCGAACTAATGCTACTAGACGAAGAAGGAAAAACGCTCGCTTCCGATGAATTCGATTTAAAAGAACTTGGTGATATCCCAGCGTGCAGCGCAAGACCTTGGGTGTTCGTATTTACGAAAGACAATATTTTTGTAGAACAACCACCTACAGAAAACTGGAAACTAGCGTTTAACGTCCAGTCAATGGTGCCACACAAACTAGAATTGGAACAAGCTTGGGAAGATGGTTTAACGGAAGAACAAAAAGATGGTCTTGCAAAAGTCGTCGAAGGACTTCCGAAATTGAAACCACGTGAAGTAAATATTAGTGGATTCCAAGTTAAACAGCAGGATGACGGCGGTATCGCAGCGTCTGTATTTATCCGCAACGGTCATTCGAAACAAATCAACATCGAAAAACTTCCTCTTGAACTGATTGACGCGTCTGGTGATTTAGTTGCCAGCGGCTCATTCGCTCTTGATCCGCTTTCTGTGAAGGCCAACACATCAAAACCATGGACATTCATCTATCCAAAAGAATTGATTCAAAAAGACGAGCCAGACTTGTCACGTTGGACAGTTCGTGTACCACAACAAAATGCTTAA
- a CDS encoding C40 family peptidase has product MKLTFTLKKTILMIAMSFLLLVAPFVGKVEASSKSADILQTATSLIGVKYSYGGNTTGGFDCSGYVSYVFKQHDINVSRTTTSMHASGTPVSKDDLETGDLVFFNTSGKGVSHVGIYIGDGKFSHASTSKGVRVDKLSDPYYWGERYVGAKRIAGVNAVASAN; this is encoded by the coding sequence ATGAAACTTACATTTACGCTAAAAAAGACAATTTTAATGATAGCTATGTCATTTCTATTACTCGTCGCACCTTTCGTTGGGAAAGTCGAAGCTTCATCCAAATCGGCTGACATTTTACAAACTGCAACAAGCCTCATTGGCGTAAAGTACAGTTATGGTGGGAACACAACAGGTGGCTTTGACTGCTCAGGCTACGTATCATATGTGTTCAAGCAACATGATATTAATGTATCGCGTACTACCACTAGCATGCACGCATCAGGAACTCCTGTTAGTAAAGACGATTTAGAAACTGGGGACCTCGTATTCTTCAACACGTCAGGCAAAGGGGTTTCACACGTTGGTATATACATAGGTGATGGTAAATTTTCGCACGCATCAACATCAAAAGGTGTACGCGTTGATAAGTTGAGCGATCCTTATTATTGGGGTGAACGCTACGTAGGTGCAAAACGCATCGCGGGCGTAAACGCAGTTGCTTCAGCTAATTAA
- a CDS encoding glucosamine-6-phosphate deaminase: protein MNNLKIIKVENPEQGAENVCEIIKNELESGRLNVLGLATGSTMIPVYNKWTASDLDFSNIVTFNLDEYIGIPESSPHSYAYFMSEHLFDKKEFRKTNIPDGMAEDLVEECEAYEDLLLEYPLDIQLLGVGENGHIAFNEPGTPLDSVTHVAQLTESTLGVNSQYFENDEKIPETAITMGISSILGAKKLILLAFGEKKRAAITKLLEGNVTAQWPITKLLDHDDVIIITDLEI, encoded by the coding sequence ATGAATAATCTAAAAATCATAAAAGTTGAAAACCCGGAGCAAGGCGCAGAAAATGTTTGCGAAATTATTAAAAACGAACTTGAAAGTGGACGTCTAAATGTTCTTGGTTTGGCGACAGGAAGCACTATGATTCCTGTTTATAATAAATGGACTGCATCGGATCTTGATTTCTCAAATATTGTCACTTTTAATCTGGATGAATATATCGGAATTCCAGAATCAAGTCCGCATAGCTACGCTTATTTTATGAGCGAACATCTTTTTGATAAAAAAGAATTTAGAAAAACAAATATTCCTGATGGAATGGCAGAAGACTTGGTTGAAGAATGTGAAGCTTATGAAGATCTTTTATTAGAGTACCCACTCGATATCCAGCTACTAGGGGTAGGGGAAAATGGTCATATCGCTTTCAATGAACCGGGAACTCCTCTCGATTCGGTCACGCATGTAGCACAATTAACGGAATCGACATTAGGTGTGAATAGCCAGTACTTCGAAAATGATGAAAAGATTCCAGAAACGGCTATAACAATGGGAATCAGCTCGATTTTAGGTGCGAAAAAACTGATTTTATTAGCATTCGGTGAAAAGAAACGCGCAGCTATCACGAAATTGCTTGAAGGTAACGTAACTGCTCAGTGGCCAATTACAAAATTATTGGACCACGACGATGTAATCATCATTACGGATTTAGAAATTTAA
- a CDS encoding cytochrome c oxidase subunit 2A codes for MGKRNPKQHQLNSNEPTHNLKGTFIAVMLLGVVILVSWFGFYALFLSR; via the coding sequence ATGGGGAAAAGAAATCCAAAACAACATCAGCTCAATTCGAATGAACCTACACATAATTTGAAAGGGACTTTCATTGCCGTCATGCTGTTGGGAGTCGTCATTCTGGTATCTTGGTTCGGATTTTACGCACTTTTTTTATCTAGATAA
- a CDS encoding cytochrome c oxidase subunit II, giving the protein MHLHKYEKIWLAFGMASLVLFLIIIGLAAFWKGTHPQSHIETIDPQNVEAHEAFKPENLGISEVADGKYKVNIVASAFNYDLGKDKDGDAVKTIRVPKGSTVLFQITTKDVVHGFQIAGTNVNMMVEPGHISRYEAVMKNTGEFTIVCNEYCGIGHHQMFGTVEVYE; this is encoded by the coding sequence ATGCATCTGCATAAATATGAAAAAATTTGGCTCGCTTTCGGAATGGCTTCACTTGTTCTATTTCTAATTATTATCGGCTTGGCTGCTTTCTGGAAAGGGACGCACCCGCAAAGCCATATAGAAACCATCGATCCACAAAATGTTGAAGCGCACGAGGCTTTCAAACCTGAAAACCTCGGTATCAGTGAAGTGGCTGACGGTAAGTATAAAGTCAACATCGTTGCTTCTGCGTTCAACTATGATTTAGGGAAAGACAAAGATGGCGATGCAGTTAAAACGATTCGTGTACCAAAAGGCTCTACCGTTCTTTTTCAAATTACAACAAAAGATGTTGTCCACGGCTTCCAAATAGCCGGAACGAACGTCAACATGATGGTTGAACCCGGCCACATCAGCCGTTACGAAGCTGTCATGAAGAATACAGGCGAATTCACGATTGTCTGTAACGAATACTGCGGCATCGGTCACCACCAGATGTTCGGAACAGTGGAGGTGTATGAGTAA